One window of Saccharopolyspora phatthalungensis genomic DNA carries:
- a CDS encoding replication-relaxation family protein, with amino-acid sequence MITNPTRQRALRGGLKPARPTPRVANSIDHQAALAWRLTPRDKWIIRMLHEHRVLTASQITSCAFPSFRSGRQRLRELFQWSVVDRFQPSIVLGTAPMHYVLGPAGAAVLAGEEGLDAKDLGYRRDRAMGISHNQRLAHTVGVNEWFTALIAHARQHPEETVGTWWSETRCAKHFGDLVRPDAYGRWRHRDAEIEFFLEFDLSTESLPRVAAKLHGYAGLAAATGITTPVLLWLPTARRETAARRLLTRTWRDLDEPHRVPVATAAADLLNPDTPQPSPAEPVWLPLGASSPHPRASARRGLHELLDAWPHVPPPATSPDPAANPASSPAMLPPPASMPPNTHPHAAAARR; translated from the coding sequence GTGATCACCAACCCCACCCGCCAACGTGCGCTGCGCGGCGGCCTCAAGCCCGCACGCCCCACCCCGCGCGTGGCGAACTCGATCGACCATCAAGCCGCGCTCGCCTGGCGGCTCACGCCCCGGGATAAGTGGATCATCCGGATGCTGCACGAGCACCGCGTGCTGACCGCCAGCCAGATCACCAGCTGCGCGTTCCCGTCCTTTCGCTCCGGACGGCAACGGCTGCGGGAGCTGTTCCAGTGGAGCGTTGTCGACCGCTTTCAGCCCTCGATCGTCCTGGGCACCGCACCCATGCACTACGTCCTCGGACCCGCCGGCGCCGCAGTGCTGGCCGGTGAAGAGGGCCTGGATGCCAAGGACCTCGGGTATCGCCGTGACCGGGCGATGGGGATCTCCCACAACCAGCGCCTTGCCCACACCGTCGGCGTCAACGAGTGGTTCACCGCGCTGATCGCCCACGCCCGCCAGCATCCCGAGGAAACGGTGGGGACGTGGTGGTCGGAGACCCGCTGCGCGAAGCATTTCGGCGACCTGGTGCGCCCCGACGCCTACGGTCGCTGGCGACACCGCGACGCCGAGATCGAGTTTTTCCTCGAGTTCGACCTCAGCACCGAATCGCTGCCCCGCGTGGCAGCCAAACTCCACGGCTACGCCGGGCTGGCCGCCGCCACCGGCATCACCACCCCCGTCTTGCTGTGGCTGCCCACCGCCCGCCGCGAAACCGCCGCACGCCGACTCCTTACCCGCACCTGGCGAGACCTCGACGAACCCCACCGGGTTCCGGTCGCGACTGCCGCTGCCGATCTCCTCAACCCCGACACACCGCAGCCGAGCCCGGCCGAACCGGTGTGGCTTCCGCTGGGCGCCAGCAGCCCCCACCCCCGTGCTTCCGCACGGCGCGGTCTGCACGAGTTGCTTGACGCCTGGCCGCACGTCCCGCCACCGGCCACCTCGCCCGACCCCGCCGCGAACCCGGCGTCGTCACCGGCCATGCTGCCGCCACCCGCCTCGATGCCTCCGAACACGCACCCGCACGCAGCCGCGGCCCGGAGGTGA
- a CDS encoding C40 family peptidase, which produces MGKLMVAVLGVIIGFPLFLAAGITGAFSAVSDNGSSAGMNCVPTGATSAGVAGYGPEQMANAAIIVAVGKQLNVPEEGWVIAIATAMQESGLRNLDHGDRDSLGLFQQRPSQGWGSAEQITDPTYAATQFYRHLLALPGWQQMSVNDAAQAVQRSGLPDAYAQHEPAARTIVASVGGAACATTDTGDCDHIQAPNPAALAAINYACGQRGLPYVWGGNGPDAGHAGFDCSGLTAAAYQAAGISLPRKAQWQYDTGPLLPPGAPLQPGDLVFYGTPGNIHHVGLYIGKGHMINAPDFGQPVQVDNIHWDGDDYAGATRPTGSPAAPALSAPA; this is translated from the coding sequence ATGGGCAAGCTCATGGTCGCTGTACTCGGCGTCATCATCGGGTTTCCCCTCTTCCTCGCCGCCGGAATCACGGGAGCGTTCTCCGCGGTTTCCGACAACGGGTCCAGTGCGGGTATGAACTGCGTGCCGACCGGCGCCACGTCCGCAGGTGTGGCTGGATACGGTCCCGAGCAGATGGCCAACGCCGCCATCATCGTCGCGGTCGGCAAACAACTGAACGTTCCCGAAGAGGGCTGGGTGATCGCGATCGCCACCGCGATGCAGGAATCCGGTCTGCGTAATCTCGACCACGGCGACCGCGACAGTCTTGGGCTCTTCCAGCAACGACCCTCCCAAGGCTGGGGCAGCGCCGAACAGATCACCGACCCCACCTACGCCGCCACCCAGTTCTACCGGCACCTGCTCGCATTACCCGGGTGGCAACAGATGAGTGTCAACGACGCCGCGCAAGCCGTTCAACGATCCGGACTCCCCGACGCCTACGCACAACACGAGCCCGCCGCGCGGACCATCGTCGCCTCCGTCGGCGGCGCCGCCTGCGCCACCACCGACACCGGCGACTGCGACCACATCCAAGCACCCAACCCCGCCGCACTCGCCGCGATCAACTACGCCTGCGGGCAACGAGGATTGCCCTACGTCTGGGGCGGAAACGGGCCCGATGCCGGACACGCCGGATTCGATTGCAGCGGACTGACCGCGGCTGCCTACCAGGCAGCCGGAATCTCCCTACCCCGCAAAGCACAATGGCAATACGACACCGGACCGCTTCTGCCACCGGGCGCGCCCCTGCAACCCGGAGACCTCGTTTTTTACGGCACCCCAGGCAACATCCACCACGTCGGCCTCTACATCGGAAAAGGCCACATGATCAACGCGCCGGACTTCGGCCAGCCTGTCCAAGTCGACAACATTCATTGGGACGGAGATGACTACGCCGGAGCCACTCGCCCAACGGGATCGCCTGCAGCGCCTGCACTTTCCGCGCCAGCATGA